Below is a genomic region from Pectobacterium polaris.
ACTCATCTGCTTCAAGCGTACATCCAGCGTTTTAATTCGTTGCTGGCAGTCTTGAAGCTCCAGCAACATCTCCTGGAATAGTTCTCGGCTGAGCGTGGTGAGTTCATTTTCCGCATCTTCCAGATAATCGGGTAGGCAGGCCATGACTTTATGGGCGGCTTCCGGTATGGCGATACCATATTCCAGACTCAGTCCCCTGATCTGATTAATCAGCGCCGTTCTGTTTTTCATCAGCCGCTGACGAACCCGGTGCAGACACTGAATATCCTGCTGCTCAATGCTTTTTCCCGGTACATAGCGCATACCCGGACGACTGTCAGCCTCAACGATAGCGGTAGCGTCATTTTTGTCGTTTTTATTTCCCATTCGGAAGGGCGACACGTACTGCGGACTGATTTGTCTGACGTCATGTCCGAATGTTTTAAACTGACGGGACCAGTAATTTGCGCTACCACACGCTTCCATCACAATTCTGGACGAGGGTTGCTGAGCAATAAAAGCCATCAGCTTTTCACGGGTGATCATTTTGTTAGCTTTCTTTTCACCCTGTATAGAAACGATATGTACCTGGAAAACTCGCTTTGCCAGGTCAATTCCGATAATTTGTTCCATGGGACACCTCTTCATTTTGCTGTTGGTTTGCACTTACAGCATGGTTCACTGAAGCCAGTATGGGGAGGTGTCCATTTCATTATCGCATATTATCGCTCCACTTTAGCCAGAGCGTGCTGAGCACGTATAAATCGCTCACACTCTGGGTGCCGATCAATCACTTCAACTAACTGAGATAACATTCTGGCGTCATCTGGTCTGTTTTCGCCAGATACCCCATCGCTCGGGCAAAGTCCCTTGCTTGCCTTGGGTTCACGACAGCGACATCACTTCCCTCTGACTGCAACGAACAGGTAATAGTCACTTCCAGCCCACCGGTCGCCTCCATACATACCAGAGAAACGTTATGCTTTCTCAGTTCAGCGATAATAGCATCAAAGCCGTCGAGGTCGTTACTGACAGTAAACGAGGGGATTCCTGTACCAATGGCAACATCCAGTGTGGCTTTGGACACATCAATACCCACACAAACAGGATTTGGCAGACTCATTATTACCCTTCCTTGGCTTATACGAAATAAGGTCGCACATCTGTTCGGGTTTCTGATGAGTGGCGCAATTCATGTGTTATCAGTTTCGGGACGGGCTTCAAAAACCCCAGGGGCGAACAAGCTACATGAACTTAGCCAAACCTGTTACATGTCAATTATACCTAAACTTCAAGATACAAGGGGCTTCTTTATTACCGTTTTAGTACGCCCTTCAGGGGCGTAATCAATGCCGCCTTCTATGAAAACAGATTTTTACTACTGAGACAAAAAGTGAATTTTCATGGACCAATGGACAAGTTAGTTGGGAAAAGCTATGAAACCCTGCATCTTATTGTTACTGTATAACAAAAACGAGGTAACAATGAAAACGACTCTGTATAAAGATTTTACATTCGAAGCAGCCCACCGACTCCCTAACGTACCTGATGGGCACAAATGCGGCCGCTTGCACGGGCACTCTTTCGTGGTACGCATTGAGATCACTGGGAAGGTCGATAAAGATACCGGCTGGATTATGGATTTTGCCGAACTGAAAGCAATTTTCAAACCGACTCTGGACCGACTTGATCACTACTATCTCAATGACATTCCCGGTCTTGATAATCCTACTAGCGAAGTGCTAGCCGAATGGATATGGAACCAGATCAAGCCACTATTGCCGATTCTGAGTGCTGTTGTCGTAAAAGAAACGTGCACAGCTGGATGCATTTACCGAGGCGAATAGCCAAAAATGAGTTGCTAGGTGGCGTGCCCGCGCCA
It encodes:
- the queD gene encoding 6-carboxytetrahydropterin synthase QueD, giving the protein MKTTLYKDFTFEAAHRLPNVPDGHKCGRLHGHSFVVRIEITGKVDKDTGWIMDFAELKAIFKPTLDRLDHYYLNDIPGLDNPTSEVLAEWIWNQIKPLLPILSAVVVKETCTAGCIYRGE